In Sebaldella termitidis ATCC 33386, one DNA window encodes the following:
- a CDS encoding acyl-CoA dehydratase activase: protein MYYIGIDIGSTAAKTAVFYNGEFIHFFSQPTGWSSLETAESILEKLGEKGISRENSFFTATGYGRVSVPYADKTVTEISCHGKGADYLLKKDCTVIDIGGQDTKAVKIRNGILENFSMNDKCSAGTGKFLEIMSNAMGISLNELTDLAVNGSGIKISSMCTVFAESEIISLIGKGTKREDIAFGIINSVIEKVVQLCVKQENSLYFLTGGLSSNKYILKKLESALGQKVETHKNAKYAGAIGAALIGRGT, encoded by the coding sequence ATGTATTATATAGGTATAGATATTGGTTCAACAGCAGCTAAAACAGCAGTTTTTTATAATGGAGAATTTATACATTTTTTTTCACAGCCTACCGGCTGGAGCAGTCTGGAAACAGCAGAATCAATTCTTGAAAAACTCGGAGAGAAGGGAATCAGCAGAGAAAACAGTTTTTTTACGGCAACAGGATATGGAAGAGTTTCTGTACCTTATGCTGATAAAACCGTAACAGAGATAAGCTGTCACGGGAAAGGCGCGGATTATCTGCTGAAAAAAGACTGTACGGTTATTGATATAGGTGGACAGGATACAAAGGCTGTAAAGATAAGAAACGGTATTTTGGAAAATTTTTCAATGAATGATAAATGTTCGGCAGGAACGGGGAAATTTTTGGAAATAATGTCAAATGCAATGGGAATAAGCCTGAATGAATTGACCGACCTGGCAGTAAACGGGAGCGGAATCAAAATAAGCTCTATGTGTACAGTGTTTGCGGAATCGGAAATAATAAGCCTTATAGGAAAAGGAACAAAACGGGAGGATATTGCTTTTGGGATTATTAATTCTGTTATTGAGAAAGTAGTGCAGCTTTGTGTGAAACAGGAAAACAGTCTGTACTTTCTCACCGGCGGATTAAGCAGCAACAAATATATATTAAAAAAACTGGAGTCAGCTCTCGGACAAAAGGTAGAAACACATAAAAATGCCAAATATGCAGGAGCAATAGGAGCTGCACTTATAGGAAGAGGTACCTGA
- a CDS encoding DUF3343 domain-containing protein: protein MSEYQFLFHNTRGAVRFEDTLKTKNISYKIMPPPVQLENCCGISIRLEYDVVEELLCPDVREVYLFKDGKYELYCENKQ from the coding sequence ATGTCTGAATATCAGTTTTTATTTCATAATACAAGAGGGGCGGTAAGATTTGAGGATACTCTGAAAACTAAAAATATATCCTATAAAATTATGCCTCCGCCCGTACAGCTGGAAAACTGCTGCGGGATAAGCATCAGGCTGGAATATGATGTAGTAGAGGAATTGCTATGTCCTGATGTAAGAGAGGTGTATTTATTTAAAGACGGAAAGTATGAACTATACTGTGAAAATAAGCAGTAA